From a single Solanum dulcamara chromosome 4, daSolDulc1.2, whole genome shotgun sequence genomic region:
- the LOC129887699 gene encoding probable CCR4-associated factor 1 homolog 11 isoform X4: MSTYAIVIPPPPPFSSVKKPVFIRSVWANNLESEFSLIRSLIDRFPFISMDTEFPGVIYQSDIHDKNPIEHYNILKMNVDALKLIQVGITLTDAYGNLPDFGCNFGFIWEFNFRDFDVLHDDHAPSSIELLRDHGMDFKKTRARGADTTRFAELMMSSGLLCNDAVSYVTFHSAYDFGYLIKVLTGSQLPGVLTEFLGLLRVFFGERVYDVKHMIVFFPGLYGGLDRVADALMVNRLVGNSHQAGSDSLVTWHAFQKLKQVYLEDNEARTEKFGGVLFGLELLPLSTLDSSFNSFNVKKFDDISSV; the protein is encoded by the exons ATGTCGACCTACGCCATTGTCATCCCACCACCTCCTCCATTCTCCTCCGTGAAAAAACCTGTTTTCATCCGTTCTGTTTGGGCGAACAATCTGGAATCTGAGTTTTCATTGATCCGTAGCTTGATCGACcgttttccttttatttcaatgGATACAGAGTTCCCTGGTGTTATATACCAGTcggatatacatgataagaacCCGATTGAACACTACAACATTCTGAAAATGAATGTTGATGCTCTTAAGCTGATTCAGGTAGGTATCACTCTGACTGATGCTTACGGTAACCTGCCGGACTTTGGCTGTAATTTTGGTTTTATCTGGGAGTTTAACTTCCGTGATTTTGATGTGTTGCACGATGATCATGCGCCCTCTTCCATCGAGTTGCTCCGTGATCACGGTATGGACTTTAAGAAGACGCGTGCTCGTGGTGCTGATACCACCCGCTTTGCTGAATTGATGATGTCGTCTGGGCTGCTTTGCAACGATGCTGTTTCTTATGTCACTTTTCACAGTGCTTATGATTTTGGCTACCTGATTAAGGTCCTTACGGGCTCTCAGCTGCCAGGTGTGTTGACAGAGTTTCTGGGGTTGTTGAGGGTCTTTTTTGGTGAAAGGGTTTATGATGTGAAACATATGATCGTGTTTTTCCCGGGCCTTTATGGAGGATTGGACAGGGTTGCAGATGCTCTCATGGTGAACCGGCTTGTGGGGAATAGCCATCAGGCTGGCTCGGATAGCTTGGTCACTTGGCACGCATTTCAGAAACTAAAGCAGGTCTACTTAGAGGACAATGAGGCTCGCACCGAGAAGTTTGGTGGTGTTCTCTTTGGGTTAGAG TTATTGCCTTTATCAACATTGGACTCATCATTCAATTCTTTTAATGTGAAGAAATTTGATG ATATCAGCTCAGTTTGA
- the LOC129887699 gene encoding probable CCR4-associated factor 1 homolog 11 isoform X7 encodes MSTYAIVIPPPPPFSSVKKPVFIRSVWANNLESEFSLIRSLIDRFPFISMDTEFPGVIYQSDIHDKNPIEHYNILKMNVDALKLIQVGITLTDAYGNLPDFGCNFGFIWEFNFRDFDVLHDDHAPSSIELLRDHGMDFKKTRARGADTTRFAELMMSSGLLCNDAVSYVTFHSAYDFGYLIKVLTGSQLPGVLTEFLGLLRVFFGERVYDVKHMIVFFPGLYGGLDRVADALMVNRLVGNSHQAGSDSLVTWHAFQKLKQVYLEDNEARTEKFGGVLFGLEIVLKKWC; translated from the exons ATGTCGACCTACGCCATTGTCATCCCACCACCTCCTCCATTCTCCTCCGTGAAAAAACCTGTTTTCATCCGTTCTGTTTGGGCGAACAATCTGGAATCTGAGTTTTCATTGATCCGTAGCTTGATCGACcgttttccttttatttcaatgGATACAGAGTTCCCTGGTGTTATATACCAGTcggatatacatgataagaacCCGATTGAACACTACAACATTCTGAAAATGAATGTTGATGCTCTTAAGCTGATTCAGGTAGGTATCACTCTGACTGATGCTTACGGTAACCTGCCGGACTTTGGCTGTAATTTTGGTTTTATCTGGGAGTTTAACTTCCGTGATTTTGATGTGTTGCACGATGATCATGCGCCCTCTTCCATCGAGTTGCTCCGTGATCACGGTATGGACTTTAAGAAGACGCGTGCTCGTGGTGCTGATACCACCCGCTTTGCTGAATTGATGATGTCGTCTGGGCTGCTTTGCAACGATGCTGTTTCTTATGTCACTTTTCACAGTGCTTATGATTTTGGCTACCTGATTAAGGTCCTTACGGGCTCTCAGCTGCCAGGTGTGTTGACAGAGTTTCTGGGGTTGTTGAGGGTCTTTTTTGGTGAAAGGGTTTATGATGTGAAACATATGATCGTGTTTTTCCCGGGCCTTTATGGAGGATTGGACAGGGTTGCAGATGCTCTCATGGTGAACCGGCTTGTGGGGAATAGCCATCAGGCTGGCTCGGATAGCTTGGTCACTTGGCACGCATTTCAGAAACTAAAGCAGGTCTACTTAGAGGACAATGAGGCTCGCACCGAGAAGTTTGGTGGTGTTCTCTTTGGGTTAGAG ATTGTGTTGAAGAAATGGTGTTGA
- the LOC129887699 gene encoding probable CCR4-associated factor 1 homolog 11 isoform X5 — MSTYAIVIPPPPPFSSVKKPVFIRSVWANNLESEFSLIRSLIDRFPFISMDTEFPGVIYQSDIHDKNPIEHYNILKMNVDALKLIQVGITLTDAYGNLPDFGCNFGFIWEFNFRDFDVLHDDHAPSSIELLRDHGMDFKKTRARGADTTRFAELMMSSGLLCNDAVSYVTFHSAYDFGYLIKVLTGSQLPGVLTEFLGLLRVFFGERVYDVKHMIVFFPGLYGGLDRVADALMVNRLVGNSHQAGSDSLVTWHAFQKLKQVYLEDNEARTEKFGGVLFGYCLYQHWTHHSILLM; from the exons ATGTCGACCTACGCCATTGTCATCCCACCACCTCCTCCATTCTCCTCCGTGAAAAAACCTGTTTTCATCCGTTCTGTTTGGGCGAACAATCTGGAATCTGAGTTTTCATTGATCCGTAGCTTGATCGACcgttttccttttatttcaatgGATACAGAGTTCCCTGGTGTTATATACCAGTcggatatacatgataagaacCCGATTGAACACTACAACATTCTGAAAATGAATGTTGATGCTCTTAAGCTGATTCAGGTAGGTATCACTCTGACTGATGCTTACGGTAACCTGCCGGACTTTGGCTGTAATTTTGGTTTTATCTGGGAGTTTAACTTCCGTGATTTTGATGTGTTGCACGATGATCATGCGCCCTCTTCCATCGAGTTGCTCCGTGATCACGGTATGGACTTTAAGAAGACGCGTGCTCGTGGTGCTGATACCACCCGCTTTGCTGAATTGATGATGTCGTCTGGGCTGCTTTGCAACGATGCTGTTTCTTATGTCACTTTTCACAGTGCTTATGATTTTGGCTACCTGATTAAGGTCCTTACGGGCTCTCAGCTGCCAGGTGTGTTGACAGAGTTTCTGGGGTTGTTGAGGGTCTTTTTTGGTGAAAGGGTTTATGATGTGAAACATATGATCGTGTTTTTCCCGGGCCTTTATGGAGGATTGGACAGGGTTGCAGATGCTCTCATGGTGAACCGGCTTGTGGGGAATAGCCATCAGGCTGGCTCGGATAGCTTGGTCACTTGGCACGCATTTCAGAAACTAAAGCAGGTCTACTTAGAGGACAATGAGGCTCGCACCGAGAAGTTTGGTGGTGTTCTCTTTGG TTATTGCCTTTATCAACATTGGACTCATCATTCAATTCTTTTAATGTGA
- the LOC129887699 gene encoding probable CCR4-associated factor 1 homolog 11 isoform X6, translated as MSTYAIVIPPPPPFSSVKKPVFIRSVWANNLESEFSLIRSLIDRFPFISMDTEFPGVIYQSDIHDKNPIEHYNILKMNVDALKLIQVGITLTDAYGNLPDFGCNFGFIWEFNFRDFDVLHDDHAPSSIELLRDHGMDFKKTRARGADTTRFAELMMSSGLLCNDAVSYVTFHSAYDFGYLIKVLTGSQLPGVLTEFLGLLRVFFGERVYDVKHMIVFFPGLYGGLDRVADALMVNRLVGNSHQAGSDSLVTWHAFQKLKQVYLEDNEARTEKFGGVLFGRFCCKSSLSSDISSV; from the exons ATGTCGACCTACGCCATTGTCATCCCACCACCTCCTCCATTCTCCTCCGTGAAAAAACCTGTTTTCATCCGTTCTGTTTGGGCGAACAATCTGGAATCTGAGTTTTCATTGATCCGTAGCTTGATCGACcgttttccttttatttcaatgGATACAGAGTTCCCTGGTGTTATATACCAGTcggatatacatgataagaacCCGATTGAACACTACAACATTCTGAAAATGAATGTTGATGCTCTTAAGCTGATTCAGGTAGGTATCACTCTGACTGATGCTTACGGTAACCTGCCGGACTTTGGCTGTAATTTTGGTTTTATCTGGGAGTTTAACTTCCGTGATTTTGATGTGTTGCACGATGATCATGCGCCCTCTTCCATCGAGTTGCTCCGTGATCACGGTATGGACTTTAAGAAGACGCGTGCTCGTGGTGCTGATACCACCCGCTTTGCTGAATTGATGATGTCGTCTGGGCTGCTTTGCAACGATGCTGTTTCTTATGTCACTTTTCACAGTGCTTATGATTTTGGCTACCTGATTAAGGTCCTTACGGGCTCTCAGCTGCCAGGTGTGTTGACAGAGTTTCTGGGGTTGTTGAGGGTCTTTTTTGGTGAAAGGGTTTATGATGTGAAACATATGATCGTGTTTTTCCCGGGCCTTTATGGAGGATTGGACAGGGTTGCAGATGCTCTCATGGTGAACCGGCTTGTGGGGAATAGCCATCAGGCTGGCTCGGATAGCTTGGTCACTTGGCACGCATTTCAGAAACTAAAGCAGGTCTACTTAGAGGACAATGAGGCTCGCACCGAGAAGTTTGGTGGTGTTCTCTTTGG CCGCTTTTGCTGTAAATCCTCTTTATCATCAGATATCAGCTCAGTTTGA
- the LOC129887699 gene encoding probable CCR4-associated factor 1 homolog 11 isoform X9, whose amino-acid sequence MSTYAIVIPPPPPFSSVKKPVFIRSVWANNLESEFSLIRSLIDRFPFISMDTEFPGVIYQSDIHDKNPIEHYNILKMNVDALKLIQVGITLTDAYGNLPDFGCNFGFIWEFNFRDFDVLHDDHAPSSIELLRDHGMDFKKTRARGADTTRFAELMMSSGLLCNDAVSYVTFHSAYDFGYLIKVLTGSQLPGVLTEFLGLLRVFFGERVYDVKHMIVFFPGLYGGLDRVADALMVNRLVGNSHQAGSDSLVTWHAFQKLKQVYLEDNEARTEKFGGVLFGLC is encoded by the exons ATGTCGACCTACGCCATTGTCATCCCACCACCTCCTCCATTCTCCTCCGTGAAAAAACCTGTTTTCATCCGTTCTGTTTGGGCGAACAATCTGGAATCTGAGTTTTCATTGATCCGTAGCTTGATCGACcgttttccttttatttcaatgGATACAGAGTTCCCTGGTGTTATATACCAGTcggatatacatgataagaacCCGATTGAACACTACAACATTCTGAAAATGAATGTTGATGCTCTTAAGCTGATTCAGGTAGGTATCACTCTGACTGATGCTTACGGTAACCTGCCGGACTTTGGCTGTAATTTTGGTTTTATCTGGGAGTTTAACTTCCGTGATTTTGATGTGTTGCACGATGATCATGCGCCCTCTTCCATCGAGTTGCTCCGTGATCACGGTATGGACTTTAAGAAGACGCGTGCTCGTGGTGCTGATACCACCCGCTTTGCTGAATTGATGATGTCGTCTGGGCTGCTTTGCAACGATGCTGTTTCTTATGTCACTTTTCACAGTGCTTATGATTTTGGCTACCTGATTAAGGTCCTTACGGGCTCTCAGCTGCCAGGTGTGTTGACAGAGTTTCTGGGGTTGTTGAGGGTCTTTTTTGGTGAAAGGGTTTATGATGTGAAACATATGATCGTGTTTTTCCCGGGCCTTTATGGAGGATTGGACAGGGTTGCAGATGCTCTCATGGTGAACCGGCTTGTGGGGAATAGCCATCAGGCTGGCTCGGATAGCTTGGTCACTTGGCACGCATTTCAGAAACTAAAGCAGGTCTACTTAGAGGACAATGAGGCTCGCACCGAGAAGTTTGGTGGTGTTCTCTTTGG ATTGTGTTGA
- the LOC129887699 gene encoding probable CCR4-associated factor 1 homolog 11 isoform X8, giving the protein MSTYAIVIPPPPPFSSVKKPVFIRSVWANNLESEFSLIRSLIDRFPFISMDTEFPGVIYQSDIHDKNPIEHYNILKMNVDALKLIQVGITLTDAYGNLPDFGCNFGFIWEFNFRDFDVLHDDHAPSSIELLRDHGMDFKKTRARGADTTRFAELMMSSGLLCNDAVSYVTFHSAYDFGYLIKVLTGSQLPGVLTEFLGLLRVFFGERVYDVKHMIVFFPGLYGGLDRVADALMVNRLVGNSHQAGSDSLVTWHAFQKLKQVYLEDNEARTEKFGGVLFGLEPLLL; this is encoded by the exons ATGTCGACCTACGCCATTGTCATCCCACCACCTCCTCCATTCTCCTCCGTGAAAAAACCTGTTTTCATCCGTTCTGTTTGGGCGAACAATCTGGAATCTGAGTTTTCATTGATCCGTAGCTTGATCGACcgttttccttttatttcaatgGATACAGAGTTCCCTGGTGTTATATACCAGTcggatatacatgataagaacCCGATTGAACACTACAACATTCTGAAAATGAATGTTGATGCTCTTAAGCTGATTCAGGTAGGTATCACTCTGACTGATGCTTACGGTAACCTGCCGGACTTTGGCTGTAATTTTGGTTTTATCTGGGAGTTTAACTTCCGTGATTTTGATGTGTTGCACGATGATCATGCGCCCTCTTCCATCGAGTTGCTCCGTGATCACGGTATGGACTTTAAGAAGACGCGTGCTCGTGGTGCTGATACCACCCGCTTTGCTGAATTGATGATGTCGTCTGGGCTGCTTTGCAACGATGCTGTTTCTTATGTCACTTTTCACAGTGCTTATGATTTTGGCTACCTGATTAAGGTCCTTACGGGCTCTCAGCTGCCAGGTGTGTTGACAGAGTTTCTGGGGTTGTTGAGGGTCTTTTTTGGTGAAAGGGTTTATGATGTGAAACATATGATCGTGTTTTTCCCGGGCCTTTATGGAGGATTGGACAGGGTTGCAGATGCTCTCATGGTGAACCGGCTTGTGGGGAATAGCCATCAGGCTGGCTCGGATAGCTTGGTCACTTGGCACGCATTTCAGAAACTAAAGCAGGTCTACTTAGAGGACAATGAGGCTCGCACCGAGAAGTTTGGTGGTGTTCTCTTTGGGTTAGAG CCGCTTTTGCTGTAA
- the LOC129887699 gene encoding probable CCR4-associated factor 1 homolog 11 isoform X1: MSTYAIVIPPPPPFSSVKKPVFIRSVWANNLESEFSLIRSLIDRFPFISMDTEFPGVIYQSDIHDKNPIEHYNILKMNVDALKLIQVGITLTDAYGNLPDFGCNFGFIWEFNFRDFDVLHDDHAPSSIELLRDHGMDFKKTRARGADTTRFAELMMSSGLLCNDAVSYVTFHSAYDFGYLIKVLTGSQLPGVLTEFLGLLRVFFGERVYDVKHMIVFFPGLYGGLDRVADALMVNRLVGNSHQAGSDSLVTWHAFQKLKQVYLEDNEARTEKFGGVLFGLELLPLSTLDSSFNSFNVKKFDAAFAVNPLYHQISAQFDEGGAKGLLLNNLGIYSNCRVLFGSFEVPWEICTRNNST; the protein is encoded by the exons ATGTCGACCTACGCCATTGTCATCCCACCACCTCCTCCATTCTCCTCCGTGAAAAAACCTGTTTTCATCCGTTCTGTTTGGGCGAACAATCTGGAATCTGAGTTTTCATTGATCCGTAGCTTGATCGACcgttttccttttatttcaatgGATACAGAGTTCCCTGGTGTTATATACCAGTcggatatacatgataagaacCCGATTGAACACTACAACATTCTGAAAATGAATGTTGATGCTCTTAAGCTGATTCAGGTAGGTATCACTCTGACTGATGCTTACGGTAACCTGCCGGACTTTGGCTGTAATTTTGGTTTTATCTGGGAGTTTAACTTCCGTGATTTTGATGTGTTGCACGATGATCATGCGCCCTCTTCCATCGAGTTGCTCCGTGATCACGGTATGGACTTTAAGAAGACGCGTGCTCGTGGTGCTGATACCACCCGCTTTGCTGAATTGATGATGTCGTCTGGGCTGCTTTGCAACGATGCTGTTTCTTATGTCACTTTTCACAGTGCTTATGATTTTGGCTACCTGATTAAGGTCCTTACGGGCTCTCAGCTGCCAGGTGTGTTGACAGAGTTTCTGGGGTTGTTGAGGGTCTTTTTTGGTGAAAGGGTTTATGATGTGAAACATATGATCGTGTTTTTCCCGGGCCTTTATGGAGGATTGGACAGGGTTGCAGATGCTCTCATGGTGAACCGGCTTGTGGGGAATAGCCATCAGGCTGGCTCGGATAGCTTGGTCACTTGGCACGCATTTCAGAAACTAAAGCAGGTCTACTTAGAGGACAATGAGGCTCGCACCGAGAAGTTTGGTGGTGTTCTCTTTGGGTTAGAG TTATTGCCTTTATCAACATTGGACTCATCATTCAATTCTTTTAATGTGAAGAAATTTGATG CCGCTTTTGCTGTAAATCCTCTTTATCATCAGATATCAGCTCAGTTTGATGAAGGTGGTGCGAAGGGCCTTTTGTTGAATAATCTAGGAATCTATAGTAATTGCCGTGTCCTTTTTGGTTCATTCGAGGTACCCTGGGAAATCTGTACCAGAAATAATTCGACATGA
- the LOC129887699 gene encoding probable CCR4-associated factor 1 homolog 11 isoform X10, which produces MSTYAIVIPPPPPFSSVKKPVFIRSVWANNLESEFSLIRSLIDRFPFISMDTEFPGVIYQSDIHDKNPIEHYNILKMNVDALKLIQVGITLTDAYGNLPDFGCNFGFIWEFNFRDFDVLHDDHAPSSIELLRDHGMDFKKTRARGADTTRFAELMMSSGLLCNDAVSYVTFHSAYDFGYLIKVLTGSQLPGVLTEFLGLLRVFFGERVYDVKHMIVFFPGLYGGLDRVADALMVNRLVGNSHQAGSDSLVTWHAFQKLKQVYLEDNEARTEKFGGVLFG; this is translated from the coding sequence ATGTCGACCTACGCCATTGTCATCCCACCACCTCCTCCATTCTCCTCCGTGAAAAAACCTGTTTTCATCCGTTCTGTTTGGGCGAACAATCTGGAATCTGAGTTTTCATTGATCCGTAGCTTGATCGACcgttttccttttatttcaatgGATACAGAGTTCCCTGGTGTTATATACCAGTcggatatacatgataagaacCCGATTGAACACTACAACATTCTGAAAATGAATGTTGATGCTCTTAAGCTGATTCAGGTAGGTATCACTCTGACTGATGCTTACGGTAACCTGCCGGACTTTGGCTGTAATTTTGGTTTTATCTGGGAGTTTAACTTCCGTGATTTTGATGTGTTGCACGATGATCATGCGCCCTCTTCCATCGAGTTGCTCCGTGATCACGGTATGGACTTTAAGAAGACGCGTGCTCGTGGTGCTGATACCACCCGCTTTGCTGAATTGATGATGTCGTCTGGGCTGCTTTGCAACGATGCTGTTTCTTATGTCACTTTTCACAGTGCTTATGATTTTGGCTACCTGATTAAGGTCCTTACGGGCTCTCAGCTGCCAGGTGTGTTGACAGAGTTTCTGGGGTTGTTGAGGGTCTTTTTTGGTGAAAGGGTTTATGATGTGAAACATATGATCGTGTTTTTCCCGGGCCTTTATGGAGGATTGGACAGGGTTGCAGATGCTCTCATGGTGAACCGGCTTGTGGGGAATAGCCATCAGGCTGGCTCGGATAGCTTGGTCACTTGGCACGCATTTCAGAAACTAAAGCAGGTCTACTTAGAGGACAATGAGGCTCGCACCGAGAAGTTTGGTGGTGTTCTCTTTGG